ATGTACGCCGGGTAGTAGCGGGCAATCCACATCTTGTGCGCGCCCACGTCGCTTACCAGGATGTCCTCCTCGCCCAGGGCCTGGCGTATCTCGCGAATGACCTGCTGGGGCTTCATGGGAACGGACGTGTCATCCGCGTGGCCCCGGCGTTCGGCTGCGGCGGCGGCAGAGAGGGCGCGGACACACTCCGCCTCCTCCTCTGACACCTTGTACCGCAGTAGGCCGCCCAATTCCTCCAGCGTCTCCCGGATATCCGCCACAACCTCCACGTCTGTACGGTAGAAGCGGTCAACCTCAGAGGGCATATAGTCAATATGCGCGATGTGCTTGGAGCGGTCGTGGTTCCACCGCTCCGGGGGGTACTCCACCTGGTCATACCCCACGGCGATGACCACGTCCGCATGACACATGCCGCTGGTGCAGAGGTCGTTGCCGCCGGGCATCCCAAGCGGCATGAGGGACAGAGGGTCATGGTCGGGCATGGCCCCTTTGCCCATGAACGTGTGAGTGACGGGGATGCCGGAGTTTTTGGCGAAGCGACGCAGCTCCACGGCAGCCTCGGGGCGGCGCACCGCGCTGGACCCCGCCAGGATTAGGGGCGACCGCGCCTCTCCGATGAGCTTGGCGGCGCGCTCAAGCGCAAGCTTGTCCGGCGATGAACGACGGGCGGGGCGCGTCATGAGCGGCGTGACGTCGGCCTGTGTCTCCGCCCGCTGCACGTCCGTGGTCAGCTCAATGTGGCAGGCGCCGGGCTTCTCCTGCTGGGCGAGCATGAAGGCCTTCCGGACCACCTCGGGGATAACCTCAGGCTGAACGACACGGATGTTCCACTTGGTGATCTTCTCGAAAATGCCGACCACGTCCACGAACTGATGGGATTCCTTGTGGACGCGGTCCAGGCTGGTCTGGCCGGTGATGGCCACGAGCGGCGCGAAGTCCAGGGTGGCGTCCGCGATGCCCGTCGTCAGGTTTGTGGCGCCCGGCCCCAAGGTGGCCAGGCACACGCCCGCATGGCCGGTGAGGCGGCCATACGCGTCGGCCATGAAGGCGGCGCCCTGCTCGTGGCGCGTGACGATGAAGCGGATAGAGGAGTTCCGGAGGCCGTCTATGACGTCAAGGATCTCCTCGCCGGGGACGCCGAAGACGAACCGGACGCCCTCGGCCTCCAGACACCTGATGAGAAGCTCGGCCGCGTGCATGGCGCCTCCTGCTTCGGCATATCTGCGGGTCTGCCGTTCCGCACGGGGACTCCACTCCCAGTGTATCCCCGCGGGAACCCGTCCGGCAAGTACGGCGAACGCGAGCAGACGTCGGCGTCATCGCTCAGGGTAAACTCCGCGAGGATTTTCCCTCGACCCGCTCTCAGCCCACATCCCACCAGGGGAGGCTCCTCGTCCTTCCGCGAAAAGGACTCGGAATGACAGGAATTGAGGTTCCTGACAGGGCGTTACACGTCCTCCGCGTCGAAGAAGCCCTTGAAGCTGGGGCTGACCGCGCTCACATCGCGCCACACGTCGTCCGGAATGCGGGCCAGCAGGCCCTCCGCCTCCGCGGCCACGCTGCCGTCGGGGAGCAGCGCCCGCGCCCTGACCTCCATTGTCCGCTCGCGCCGTCGCAGCAGCTCCGCCTCGATGCGGAGCCTGTCGCCGATGTGCACCGGCTTGCGATGGCGGAACACCACCTTCGCGGTCACCATCCACTGCCGCTCCAGCATCGGAACGCGACCCATCGTCTCGTCCAACGCGGCGAAGAGCACGCCGCCGTGGAGCAGCCCCGGATAGCCCTGGAGATCCGGTTGCGGGACGAATTCGGAGACGACCTTCGCGCCTTCGCGCCGGAACTTGAGCTTGAGCCCCTGCGCGTTCCTCTGCCCGCAGGCAAAGCACCGCTGGTAGTCGGTCCTGTCGTTCAGCGCGGGCGATGGCCGGGGAGCGGACTCAGGCATACGTACAACTCCTCGACGAGAGATGGCCGTCAGGCTGGCTTCACTCCTGTGTGGATGGCGACTGTGCCGAAGCCCGCCAGCCGCCAGCGCACGTCCCCGAAGCCCGCCTCTCGCAGAGCGGCGGCGACCGAGGCGGGAGGCGCGAACGCCTCCGATGTCGTGGGCAGGTACGTGTACGCCTCCCGGTCGCGCGCGAAGATGGCGCCCATGAGTGGGATGACCCGCCGCTGATAGAAGCGGATGAGCGCGG
The sequence above is a segment of the Dehalococcoidia bacterium genome. Coding sequences within it:
- a CDS encoding acetolactate synthase large subunit; translation: MHAAELLIRCLEAEGVRFVFGVPGEEILDVIDGLRNSSIRFIVTRHEQGAAFMADAYGRLTGHAGVCLATLGPGATNLTTGIADATLDFAPLVAITGQTSLDRVHKESHQFVDVVGIFEKITKWNIRVVQPEVIPEVVRKAFMLAQQEKPGACHIELTTDVQRAETQADVTPLMTRPARRSSPDKLALERAAKLIGEARSPLILAGSSAVRRPEAAVELRRFAKNSGIPVTHTFMGKGAMPDHDPLSLMPLGMPGGNDLCTSGMCHADVVIAVGYDQVEYPPERWNHDRSKHIAHIDYMPSEVDRFYRTDVEVVADIRETLEELGGLLRYKVSEEEAECVRALSAAAAAERRGHADDTSVPMKPQQVIREIRQALGEEDILVSDVGAHKMWIARYYPAYMPGTVLLSNGYSAMGFGLPAAIAAKLTFPERKVVAAVGDGGFLMTLMEMETAVRLGLPVTVVVWVDRSYGLIKWKQEAEGRTVFGVDFGNPDWVKLAESFGAKGYLVEQPGDLHRMLEAALGSTQSSVIAVPVDAEENMRLTRRLAEMPCPVGDRCQKHKATVRT
- a CDS encoding PaaI family thioesterase, translated to MPESAPRPSPALNDRTDYQRCFACGQRNAQGLKLKFRREGAKVVSEFVPQPDLQGYPGLLHGGVLFAALDETMGRVPMLERQWMVTAKVVFRHRKPVHIGDRLRIEAELLRRRERTMEVRARALLPDGSVAAEAEGLLARIPDDVWRDVSAVSPSFKGFFDAEDV